CCACTGGTGCGCAGGGTGCCGCGGGTGACGCCAAGCTGGCTGACGAGGTTGAGTTCGCGCCAGAGCGTTTCGCCGTCGATCTCGCCGCTGAGCAGGCGCTCGTAGCGCTGCACCGTATCGCGGATCACGCTCGGGCTCTCGTCGATAAACTCCACGCGAAAGCGGCGGACGCCCAGCTTGAGCAGATGCGGCACAAATTCGGCCCCCGTCTGCGTGCGGGCGTTGTAGAGCGTATTGCGGCAACCGGCATCGGCCCGCAGCAGGTGCTCGGCCCCGGTCCGGTCGCGCAGGTGCACGCGCTTCTTCTCGCACGGGCGGCCACAGTCGCGGTAGTCCTTGCCGCTGGAGAGGAAGGTACAGAACACACAGTGCTCCATGTGGAAGAGCGGCATGTGCTGGTGAATCGTCACCTCAAACCATTCCGGCGGCGCGCTCTCCAGCAAGGCCGTCAGCTGCCCCACGTTGAGGTCGTAACTGGCGGTGAGCGATTCCAGATGGAAGCGCTCGCGCAGGTAATCGGCGGTAAGCGCATTGGAGACGTTGAGCGAAAAGTCGCCCCGTACTCGGTAATCGCCCGGCAACGCGCGCAAGTGCTCGTGGTTCCGCGCGAGGAACCCGTCGGGCTCGGCACTGCGGCAGATGCGCATCACGTAGTCTTCGCCCATCTTGTACATGCGCGGCGGCATCACCCACAGGCGGACTTCGCGGCCCGTCTGCTCGCGGTAGGCGCGCACGGCGGCCATGGCATCGCGGAAACGCTTGGGGTCTTCGAACTCGGCGTAGATATCGCGGTGGACAAGCGGCAGCGCGGCATGGAGCTGCCCCAGATCGCGCACCACCAGCACCAGCTCGGGCGTCACCGAGCCCTGCGGCTCACGCGCGAAGGAAAGCGTAGGCGTCACCTCCTCATCGCGGACCTCCCAGCGCGGCGGCTGCGCCCGCACTTCCAGCAGGCGATCGACCACCGCGCGGCGGAGGCGGTTCAGCTCGCTTACCGGCAGGATCAGGCCCGGCTCCAACTGGTTGTCGACGCTGCTTTGGGTAAAGGGGCTGTCTCCGAGGCGACCAAGCTGTTTCTCCAGTCGCTCCTGGTCGAGCGGCTGCTTTTGCGCCACTTCCAGCGGCAGGGCCGAGCTTTCGCGCACGACGTTGCCCCGCTCGTCGCGTCCTTCGAGCGACAACGGGCCTCCCGCATGGCCAAACACCGTCCAGCGAATCGGACGCCGGTGGTTGGGCTGCTCGGTCTCAAAGCTCTGGCGCAGACGTTTGTCGAGCGAAGGGTCGCTCGTCTTCCACACTTTGGCCCCGGGCTCGACCAGGCTCCAATCGAGGTGCTGGCCCTGGAACGAAAGCCACGTCACCCCGCCCTTTTGCTCCACCGCTTGCACGCGGGCACCGGTTTCGCCCTCTTCCGAGCGGCCCAGATCGAAAACCACGCCATCTTGGGGTTGCACGTGTGCCAGCCCTTGCACGGCCACGCGCTGGCCGCGCACCTCGCGCACTTCGCCGAGGAAAAAGCCGCGCTTCTTCGCAAATCGGGCGTGCACGAGTTGCTGATTGTCGATCCCGCTCAGCCAGCCGGTATAAAGACCACGCGAAAAGGCCATCTCCAGTTCGTAACGTTCCTCTGGGGTGGTCGTATCGGCCGACTTTTGCTCCCCGAGCGCCGCTACCGCACGGTCCACCGCCTGCCGATAAACGCGGGTGATGCTGGCGACGTATTCCGGACGCTTGAGGCGCCCTTCGATCTTGAGGGACGCCACCCCAGCCTTGATCAGGCCCGGGATCACGTCCACACCCGCCAGGTCTTGGGGACTCAGGAGATACTTCCGGTCTCCCAGGTCCTGCAGCTCGCCGTCGGAGACCAGCTCGTAAGGCAGGCGGCAGGCCTGTGCGCATTCGCCGCGGTTGGCTGAACGCCCGCCGAGGGCTTCGGATGTCAGGCATTGGCCGGAGTAGGCCACACAGAGCGCGCCATGCACGAACACTTCCAAAGGCACGGAAGTCTCACGACCTTTGAGGGCCTCTTGCATCTTTTCGATTTCCGCAATCGAACACTCCCGCGCCACCACCACGACCGACGCGCCCAGCTCTTTCGCAAACTCGACGCCCGCATCGCTCGTCACGCTCATCTGCGTGCTGGCGTGGATCGGGAAATCGGGCGAGATTCGGCGAATCAGGCGGCACACGCCCACATCTTGCACGATGGCGGCATCCACTCCCGCCGCGATGGCCGAGCGCAGGAAATCTTCCGCCTCCGCCACCTCGTCGGCAAAGACGAGCGTGTTGAAGGTCAAATAGCCCTTGACACCCCGGCGGTGCAGGTAGGCCATCAGTTCCGGCAGATCGGCCTCGGTAAAGTTGTCGGCCCGCATCCGTGCGTTGAAGCGGTTGAGGCCAAAGAAGATCGCGTCGGCCCCGTTTTCGACCGCCGCCCGGGCACAGTCCCAGTTGCCTGCAGGGGCCAGCACTTCGGGCACGCGCACAGGAGTCTCTACAGGTGAAGGGCTGATGGATAACGACATGGGCTCGACAAAAACACGAAAGGCAACGGAGAAAACGAAAGCCGATAATGGTGAGCGAGACTTCGTTTGCTGCGTTGCCTTATTTGCTGGCTGCCGCGTGGCGGCAAAATGGCGCTCCCATAGGGACTCGAACCCCAACTTAGGCCTCCGGAGGGCCGCGTGCTATCCATTACACCATGGGAGCGAAAGAATTTGGAAGTGTGGGCGAGCCACTGCTCCGAGTCAAGACACCAAATGCAGCCTTCCATCATTTGAGAGGAAGCGCATCCAGAGCGGTGGATGTCATCACGCGAAGGCTGCGCAACGATGCGCACCAACGCCCGATTGTGGTCAACCTGAAACCAGTTACCCTGCAAACAACCCCGTCACTTCGGCGTCTCATCCTTCCTACCCCAACCCGTTCTTCATGAAAGCTCCTTTACCCCACCAGAGCATTCGTCTCGCCTCCCTTTTTCTATGTTCCACCCTCTCCCAGCTCAGCGCAGCAGTCCCCGCCTTTCCCGAGGCAGAGGGCTATGGTGCCATGACCACCGGCGGTCGAGGCGGTGCGGTGTATGAGGTGACCAACCTCAACGATAGCGGCGCTGGCAGTTTGCGCGCAGCGGTCGAAGCCTCCGGTGCACGCACCATCGTCTTCCGCGTCTCCGGCACGATCCCCCTGCAGTCGAACCTGCGCATCCGCAACGACAACATCACCATCGCCGGGCAGACGGCGCCGGGCGACGGCATCACGCTCGCCAATTACACCCTGCAGATCAGCGCCGACAACGTGATCGTGCGCTTCATCCGCGTGCGGGTGGGCGATCAGGGGAGCGCAGACGGCGCGGATGGGCGCGATGCCGTATTTTGCCGCGACGTAGAGCAGGTGATGATCGACCATTGCTCCTTTTCGTGGTCGATCGACGAATGCGCCAGCCTCTACCGCAACCGCAACACCACGATGCAGTGGTGCGTGATCGCGGAGAGCCTCAACCGCTCGCTGCACAGCAAGGATGCGCACGGCTACGGCGGCATCTGGGGCGGCCAGGGGGCCACGTTTCACCACAACCTGCTCGCCCACCATGCCAGCCGCAACCCGCGCTTTAACGGCAATGCCGCCCTCACCGGCGAGGCCGCCGTGGACCAGGTCGACATGCGCGCAAATGTGATCTACAACTGGGGCGGCAACAGCAGCTATGGCGGCGAACCTACGTCGGACGGCTTCCTGAGTTCGTTCAACATGGTCAACAACTACTTCAAGCCAGGGCCCGCCACCTCCAGCGACAAGGCCGACCGCATCACTTACCCCGACGACGCGCCCAACGGCAGCCTGATCTACAGCCGCTATCACATCGCGGGCAACATCACCGAGGGTACCCCCGAGACGACCGCCGACAACTGGCGAGGGGTCGATGGCTTGAGCGACGAGCTGAAGGCGGGGATCCGCGAAGACGAGCCGTTTGCCTCCCCGCCCTTGACTCAACAACCGGCAGAGGTCGCCTACGCTTATGTGCTGCAATATGGCGGTGCGATGGTGCCGAAGCGGGATGCCATCGACGAGCGGGTGTTGAACGAAGTCGCCACCGGCACGGCCACCTACGGCAACAACGGCATTATCGACTCACAGAGCGAAGTGGGCGGTTTTCCGGAGCTGACCTCGCTGCCGCCCCCCGACGACAGCGACCACGACGGCATGCCCGACGCCTGGGAGCTCGCCTACGGTCTCGATCCGAACAACGCGGCCGACCGTAATGGCGACCTTGATGGCAACGGCTACACGGCCCTGGAAGACTACCTGAACAGCCTCGTAGTCCATGCCTTCCCGGCACGCTCATTCGAGGCATTGGTCGGCAATGGCGAAGTCTCCCTCGAGTGGAGCAATTATCCGAACGACTGCCGCCTGGAAGCCTCGACCAACGGAACGCTCTGGCAGGCCCAGGACGGCGTGGAGGCGGGCTCGCACGGCGCAGCCACGGCAACCGTCGAGAGTAGCAGCCCCCGCTACTTCCGCGTGGTCCAACCTTTTGTGAGTAATCATTCAGCAGCAGTGGAGTAAGTAATACAGGCAACTCACGCAGTGTGAGAGTAGTAAAAAACGCCGCACGATCTGGGGATCGTGCGGCGTTGATTTTTTGAAAAAGCTGGCAGGCGGCTCGGCTTACGGCTTGATCACGACCGAGCTGCGTTGCGCCCCCTGCCCGATCACGGCGGCTTCCCTGGCTCCTTCGAGCTTGCTGGCCTTGATCTCCACATCGCTCGGCTCGGAGCCTTCGAGGCGCACAAAAGCGGCGGTGCCTGGCGTGGCCGTGGCGTTGCGGATCGTCACATCGGTCGCGTGGTCGAGGATAAAAGCGGCGCCCTCCGAGGGGTTGATCTCGACATTCTCGAAGGTCACATCGGTCACGTTACGGAGGAACGCGCCCTTTTGGGAGCGGATCCGGATGTTCTCAAAAGTAACGTCTTCGATCAGGGAATCCTTCATGCCCACAATCTTGATGGCTTCGGGCGCGCCGTCGCCTTCGATGTTGCGGATATGGATGTTGCGGAAGACAGGCGGGTGCGGGTTGGTGATCGCGCTCTTGTCGGCCGAATAATCCATGTTGAGGATCACGACTTCGTATTGCATGTCCTTGACCTTCAGGTTCTCGGCCCAGACGTTTTCGACCACCCCGCCACGGTCGGCGCGGGACTTGAGACGCACGGCACGGTCGGTCCCTTCAAATTCGCATTCGTACATGTAGACGTTGCGCACGTCGCCCGACATTTCGCTGCCGATGACGAGGCCGCCGTGCCCGCGTTTGGACGAGCACCAGCGCATGACCACGTTTTCGGTCGGCTTGCCCACACGCCAACCGTCCTGGTTGTAGCCCGACTTGAGGACCACGCAGTCGTCCCCGGTGTCGAACACGCAGTGCTCGATCAGCACGTTGCGGCAGGAGTCGGGGTCGATGCCGTCGTTATTGGGCCCGTCGGTCAGCACCTGCACGCGGCGGATGATGATGTTCTCGGAGTAGATTGGGTGGATCGTCCAGTTGGGGCCGCTGCCGATCGTAAACCCTTCCATCAACACGTTGCGGCAGTTGAGAAACACGACAAAGCTGGGGCGCACGGCATCTTCCGGCGTGCCAAAGATACGTTCCTCCACGGGAATACCCTGCGCACCGGATTGGAAGACGCGGGAGGACTCCTTTTTCTTCCAGCCCCACCAGGCTTCGGCGTTGCCGTTGAGCTTGCCCGGCCCGGTGATGCCGACGTTTTCGCAGTCGCGGGCGTAGACGAGCGGCGAGTAGTTGTAGATCTCGATGCCGCCAACGCGCTGCAGCACCACGGGCAAGTAATCTTCGTAGCGGTCGCTGAAGATGACTTCTGCGCCTTCAGCAAGGTGCAGCTCGATGTTGCTCTTGAAGTGGATGGGGCCTGTCAGCCATTTGCCGGCAGGGACCACCACGCGACCGCCACCTGCCTCCGCACATGCGGCAATGGCCTTGGCGATAGCTTCGGTGTTCTTGATCTTGCCCCCTTCCTTGGCCCCGTAGTCGCGGATATTGACGACGTGGGACCCGAAGTCCGGACGTTGCAGCTCGGGCATGCTAAAGGGGGCCTTGATCGGCGCGATGGGATCACCGCCCCAGAGCCGCCCGTCTTGGGTGTAAGAGGGGGTGGAAACGGCGGTGACGAGGTGCACGAGGGTGGCGCAAAATACGCCGAGGAGAGGAAGACGTAGGGGTAACATGGGAAGGCTAGGCGATGGTAAAGTATTGGAAATGCGCGTGACCGGCCGGGCGACGTTCGTTGCTGGCGGCAAAGAGCCCCACCTTGGCACCGACCCAACGGCTTTCGCGAGCCTGGAATTTTGGCCCGATGGGCTGGTAAACGGTGCCGTCGATGCTCCAGGCAAAGCGGCAGGCCCCACCCTTCGCGACCACGACTTGCAGGTGGCAGACCTCCGCTGGGGCCGGCATTTCGATCTCTTCGCGCTCCGGGCTTCCGCTTTCAGCCTCATGGCAGAGGCGCATGACCAGCTTCAGCCCCTCGCTGGCCTGCACGAGGCCGGCCCAGGCATAGTCGTAGCCGAAGACGATCAGGCCAGCCTGATCGCCCGTGCTCACGGCCTGCAGGTCCAGCACCGTCCGGGCGGTAAAGGCCGGGGCGGGGAATTTTTGCAGGAGCAACTGCGGGGCTTGCCAGAGGCTGGGCTCCAGCTGCGGCACACACGCCAAACGTAGGCCCGTGCTACCGCCCGGTAAGCTGGCCCAGCTGCGTTGCGGGTTGGCCTGCCATTGCCATTGCCGCCCCAACTGGCCAGAGCTGAAGTCGTCGGAAGTGGGCGGCACGGCCACCTTTTGCGCGGGCAGGGCGGGCTTGGGGTGGATCAAGACAGGCACGCCGCAGGTGGCAATATCGTCCGCCTCCCCCATCACCGGCCAGCCGTCTTCGCGCCAGCGCATGGGCTGGAGGTGCACAATGCGGCCATAAGGTTGCAGCTCCTGAAAGTGGAAAAACCAGTGCTCGCCTTCGGGCGTATCCACCCACGCCCCTTGGTGCGGGCCATTGACCGGTGTCTCGCCCTGTTCCAGCACCATGCGGGCTTCGTAGGGGCCGTGAGGGTTCCGAGACCGGAAAACCGCCTGATAGCCAGTCGCCACGCCACCAGCCGGGGCGAAGACCCAGTACCAGCCGCCGTGCTGGTAGAGCTTGGGGCCTTCGAGCGTGTCCCAGCCCTCCATCTGGTTGGCGTCGATGATGACTTTGCCGTCGTCGAGCAGGCCGCTGCCGTCGGGCGCCATCTCGTGCAGCGTCAGCATGTTGTTGATACCCGAGCGGCTGCGCGCCCAGGCGTGCACGAGCCAGGCACGCCCGTCTTCGGCCCAAAGGGGGCATGGGTCGATCAGACCGCGACCGCCCTTGAGTAGATGCGGGGCCGACCAGGGGCCGCGTGCGTCGGTCGCGGTGACGACGAAGATGCCGTAATCGGGGTCGGGATAGAAGATCCAGAACTTGCCCGCATGGTGACGGATCGCCGGGGCCCAGACCCCGCAGCCGGGCTGGTGGCGTTCATAGGCCTCCGCCGGGGTCAGGCGGGGCAGCGCGTGGGTTACGAGCTCCCAGTTGACCATGTCTCGGGAGTGCAGGATCGGCAGGCCGGGAAGGTGGCAAAAGCTGGAGGCCGTCATCCAGTAGTCCTGCCCCACGCGGATGACATCGGGGTCGGAGTAATCAGCGTAAAGGACCGGGTTTTGATAGGTGCCATCGCCGAGGTCGGGTATCCAGGGGCCGGTCGCCTGATGGGCTGTTTCGGTGGCGCGGGTCAGACTCATGTGAAAGGGGATTACGGGGCGGTGATGTTAAAGGGGTTCCAGCCGTCGGCACCGCCGAGGACGTGGAGCGGGGTTAACTGCGCGGCTTCTTTCGGGCTCAAGGTATGCGCCCAGGGCACGCGCTGGGCTTTGTCGGCACCGGGGCCGGTGCTGGCATGTTCAAAATAGCGGCTGGTCTGCTCACGGGCGGGTTGACGCCAGTTGTGCCAGCCTTCGGGGCGGATGTTGGCCGGCAACTGCGTGTGGAGGAATGTCACCGCCGCGTAGTCGCGCCACGGGCGGCCAAAGTAGATCCGCACCTCCGGCGTCTCAGCCGTCACCCGGCAGTTGTGGAACACGTAGCCATGCGGGTGGTCCTGCGGTGTTGAGGCCGCGGTGATGTAACCGTCGGAGAGCGAATGCAGCACGCAGCGCTCGAAGTAGGCCGTGGCCCCGCCAAAAATGTAATCGACCGTGCCCGCGATATAGCAGTCTTCAAAGTAGTGGCGACCGGTGTTGCTGAGAAGGGTGTCCTGATGGCCGAGCAGGCGGCAGCGGCGCAGGATCGCGCGGTCTCCCTCCAGCCGGAGCGCAAGGGCCTGCGAACCGACGCCGAAGCTGTTTTCTAACGTCAGGTCTTCGATCAACACGTCGCTGGCGTCCACGCGCACGGTCGCGGTGGCTCCGGTGCCGATCGGGTTGCCATCGGGGCCTTTGTGGCCGGCGCTGAGGTCGTAAGTGATGACGGTTTGGGCGGCGTCGATCCCGCGCAGCACAAGGAAGTGCTTCTCCGGCCCGATCTGCAGGCGCTCCCGATAAGTCCCGGGTTGGACCAGCACGATCCAGGGTTGTTGCCAACTGGAGCGCGGGGGCATGGCGTCGATGGCCGCCTGCACCGTCCGGTGGGTGCCGCTGCCGTCGGCGGCGACCAGTGCGTGGTACCGGTGCGACTGACCCGCCGCATCGGTATAGACGTGCCCGGCTTCATGGCCGGCGAGCGTGCGCTCCATCCACGCGGCCATCCTGGGCAGCCATTGCGGGTCGTAGTCGTTCCACTGGGTGAGGCGATGCGGGGCGTCTTCGAGCAGGAGCAGGTCGCAGGGCACACCGTAGGTCTGCAGGCGCTGTTGAAAGGCGATCGACTGCGCCAGCGGCACGGTGCGGTCGGCACTGCCATGCACCAGCAGAAACGGCGGCAGGCCGGGCCTGATGAGGTTGATCGGCTGGGTGCCGCGCAGGATGGCCAGCGCCTCAGGCGTCACCTCTTGCGGACGGTCGAAGAGGTCTTGCAGGGCACGGCTGAGCCCACCGCGTTGGGGCAGGTCTTGCTCGAAGCTCGTCACCGGGGCGCAACCGACGACGGCCTGCACACGCTCTGCCGGCCCGCCCAGAGCGGCAGCCATGGCCACGAGGTGCCCGCCGGAGGAGTGCCCCACCATGGCGACTCGGGCAGGGTCGCCGCCATAGTCGGCCGCGTGGGCCTTGACCCAGCGGATGGCCGTAAAGGTATCTTCGAGACAGGCCGGCCAGCGGTGCTCCGGCGCGAGGCCGTAGTTGATCGAAAACCAGACGAACTTGTCCGACAGGCCGTCGAACCACGGGGAAATGTCGGCGCCGCTGTTGGGGCGGTCGGCTCCGCTTTTATCGCCACTGGCCCAGCCTCCCCCATGCACGAGAATGGCGACCGGAAAGGGCCCCTGCCCTTCCGGCACGTGCACGTCGAGCAACAGCGGCACTTCACCGGCACGCCCGTATTCGATGTCGGTGAGCAGCCGGGCCTGCGCCAGCGAACAGATGGAGATACCCAGCAGGCAGAGGAAAAGGCGGGAAAGTGGCCGGAGTAGAAAGAACATCGTAAGGGGGCTAGGCTTTGACGTGGCGCAGGCCAATGACGGGCACCAGCAATTGGATGGCGAGGAGCGACAGCACATACATGCCGGAGAAGTAGGCAAAAACGGCGACGTAGCTGCCCGTGCGCTGCAGGATCTGCCCGGTGAACTCGTTCACGAAACCGCCCGTGAAGTAGCAGACAAAGCCGCCCAGCCCCACAACGGAGCTGATCGTCTCCTTCGGCATGGTGTCGGACACCACACTGAAGAGGTTCGACGACCACCCTTGGTGAGCGGAGCCGGCCACCCCCACGATGAGGATCGCCAGCACTACATTGGGCGCATAGGGGGCGATGAAAACGGGCACGACCGCCAAGGCGCAGATCAGGAGCGAGAGCTTGCGCGCGGAGTTGATCGACCAGCCCTTGTTCATCAGAAAGCCAGCCAGCCAACCACCCGCCACGCCGCCAATGGAGGCGATGATGTAAAAGGCGCTCGTGGCCCACCCGGTGTTCTGCAGCTCCAGATCGAACTGCTTTTGCAGGAAGTCGGGGATGAAAAACTGGTAGAAGCCCCAAGCCGGCCCGGCGAGAATGCTCGCCAACATGAAGGCCCAGACGGGGCGGTAGCCGAGCAAGGCCAGCCATGGCACCTTGCGCGCCTTTTCTTCAAAAACCGGCTGCCCGTCGAGGATGTAGGCGCGTTCGGCTTCGGAGAGGCGTTTGTGTTTGGCCGGGACTTCGTAGGTGTAGCACCAGGCGACGAGCCAGAGCAGGCCAGTGCCGCCGGTGGCATAGAAGGTGGCTTCCCAACCGAGGTGGCTGTAGATCCAGGGCACAAGGATCGGGCACAGCACCGCGCCGACCGTCGTGCCGGTGTTGAAGATGCCGGTGGCCAGCGCGCGCTCCTTGACCGGGAACCATTCTGCCACGGCCTTGATGGCACCGGGGAAGTTGCCGCCTTCGGTCAACCCCAAAGCGATTCGGGCAAACATGAAGCCTGCCGCCGTCATCGGCATCGCCAGCGTCAACATGACGAAGCCACCTTCGGCCCACGAAAACCAAGGGTAGGTGAGACGAAATTCATCGGCCACATTGAGGAAGCCGCAGAGGCCATGCGCCATTGCAGCAAAGCTCCAGGCGGTGACGAAGATCGGCAGGCCTTTTTTCACGCCCAGGCGGTCGATCAGGCGCCCGCCCAGGAGGTAGCCGAAGGCGTAGGCAAAGGAAAAAGCGGCGGCAATGTGCCCGTAATCGGCATCGCTCCACCCGAGTTGCTCGCTGAGGGGGGCTTTGAGGATGCTGATGACGAGGCGGTCAATGTAGTTGACGGCGACGGAAAGAAAGAGAAGCACGCAAACCAGCCAGCGATATTGACCGCCAGCTGACTTGGCAGAAGAAGGAGAGGCGCTCATGGGGTGCGAGGCTCAAAAAGAGGGGTAGGTATATTCGGCAAGGAAAACCGAATGCCTGTTCTCTACGCACCCGGACCGTGCTACTCAACCCAACCGCCTGTGCGCATTGTTGCGCAAGCGCTAAAACCGCTCCGGCAACGACCAGCCATCGCGCCAGCGGCCCGAGAGCAGCGTCTCGTGCGGATGGTCGGGGATGCCCGTCTCGTTGCGGTGCAGCAGGCCGATCAGCATCTCGACTGCGAGCATCCCGATGCGCGCCGGCTCATAGAAAACGCCGGCGCAGCCCAGCTCCGGGTCGGCCTGCAAGTCGATCAACGCCACGTCGTCGGGCACCTTTACGTTCAGCTTTTCCAGCCAGCGCAACACAGGGCCGGCATGCGTAGCCAAAATGGTGCGTGGGCGCTCCCGCAGGTACCATTCCGCAAACTCCTCCTCGGTCGGCGGCGACTGCGGGCAGACGCGCGGTGCCTCGTCGGGAAAGCGCTTGGCGTGAAAGCCCAGGTAGGCGGAGAGCCACTGGTTGCCGACGCGCGGGCTGTCGTCTTCTTCGGAGAAAACGAAGCCGATGCGGCGACACCCACGCTGGTAGCACTGCCGCATGGATTGCCAGGCGGTGTCGAAGTGGTTTTCGGTCACGAAGTTGAGCTGCGGCGAGCGCAACGTCATGCCGAGCGCGACCGATGAGAAGCGCTCCCACGGCAAGTCGATCTCACTGAGGCCCGGGGGCAAGCGCCCGATCAGCAAGCCATGAATGTTACGGGTGGCGAGGATATCGCAAAAGCGCTCGGTCGTCATCCCCGGTTCGGCCAGCCAGAAGTGTTCGAGTGAGTAGCCCAGCTCGCGGGCCCGCTCGACGGCTCCGGGGTAGAAATCAGGCCGGGAGTGGTGCGAGGGGCGCCAGCCATAGCGCGTAGGGTAGACGGTGACGAAGGCGAGCGTCACATGTCGCGTTTCCGTGCCGCTGCGGCGCGACTGCATCAGCGCCGCCACCAGGGGGTTGATCCGGTAATCGTGTTCGTGCGCAAGCTGCTGGATCTTGTCGCGCATGGCGGTCGAGATCCGGGGGTGGTTGCGCAGGGCCAGGGAGACGGTGGAGCGGTGGACGCCGGCCATCCGGGCCAAGTCTTCTAGGGTAACTTTCTCAGCCATACGGGGTAACAGAGGGGGTTAGGAGTCGTGACGAGCGGAGCTTGAGTAAAAGCTGCGGTCAAGTCAACAATGCGACCTGCAGCGCAATTGCTCGCCAAAAAACTTTTACGTATCCGATAAGCAGGTTTCAAAGCAGGAGCCCTGAGCAACACCCCATCTACCCCGCCCTTCCTGCCGCGACCCTTTCCCCAAAAAAATCAGCGATTCTACGACGGTTGCTTCACCTGTGCCTCCAAAAGGCACAACTAACGCCTTTTAGAAATGCTGATTTGCCTCAAACTCCAAACCCACCCCAATGAGTAACTGCAATGTCGCGCCCCTGAAGTGGCGCCATCTCTCCCTCCTGTCTGCCCTCATCCTGGTTGGTCCCGGCGCCTTGCTGGCGCAGCAA
The window above is part of the Verrucomicrobiota bacterium JB022 genome. Proteins encoded here:
- a CDS encoding U32 family peptidase, whose product is MSLSISPSPVETPVRVPEVLAPAGNWDCARAAVENGADAIFFGLNRFNARMRADNFTEADLPELMAYLHRRGVKGYLTFNTLVFADEVAEAEDFLRSAIAAGVDAAIVQDVGVCRLIRRISPDFPIHASTQMSVTSDAGVEFAKELGASVVVVARECSIAEIEKMQEALKGRETSVPLEVFVHGALCVAYSGQCLTSEALGGRSANRGECAQACRLPYELVSDGELQDLGDRKYLLSPQDLAGVDVIPGLIKAGVASLKIEGRLKRPEYVASITRVYRQAVDRAVAALGEQKSADTTTPEERYELEMAFSRGLYTGWLSGIDNQQLVHARFAKKRGFFLGEVREVRGQRVAVQGLAHVQPQDGVVFDLGRSEEGETGARVQAVEQKGGVTWLSFQGQHLDWSLVEPGAKVWKTSDPSLDKRLRQSFETEQPNHRRPIRWTVFGHAGGPLSLEGRDERGNVVRESSALPLEVAQKQPLDQERLEKQLGRLGDSPFTQSSVDNQLEPGLILPVSELNRLRRAVVDRLLEVRAQPPRWEVRDEEVTPTLSFAREPQGSVTPELVLVVRDLGQLHAALPLVHRDIYAEFEDPKRFRDAMAAVRAYREQTGREVRLWVMPPRMYKMGEDYVMRICRSAEPDGFLARNHEHLRALPGDYRVRGDFSLNVSNALTADYLRERFHLESLTASYDLNVGQLTALLESAPPEWFEVTIHQHMPLFHMEHCVFCTFLSSGKDYRDCGRPCEKKRVHLRDRTGAEHLLRADAGCRNTLYNARTQTGAEFVPHLLKLGVRRFRVEFIDESPSVIRDTVQRYERLLSGEIDGETLWRELNLVSQLGVTRGTLRTSGVRVG
- a CDS encoding glycoside hydrolase family 28 protein; amino-acid sequence: MLPLRLPLLGVFCATLVHLVTAVSTPSYTQDGRLWGGDPIAPIKAPFSMPELQRPDFGSHVVNIRDYGAKEGGKIKNTEAIAKAIAACAEAGGGRVVVPAGKWLTGPIHFKSNIELHLAEGAEVIFSDRYEDYLPVVLQRVGGIEIYNYSPLVYARDCENVGITGPGKLNGNAEAWWGWKKKESSRVFQSGAQGIPVEERIFGTPEDAVRPSFVVFLNCRNVLMEGFTIGSGPNWTIHPIYSENIIIRRVQVLTDGPNNDGIDPDSCRNVLIEHCVFDTGDDCVVLKSGYNQDGWRVGKPTENVVMRWCSSKRGHGGLVIGSEMSGDVRNVYMYECEFEGTDRAVRLKSRADRGGVVENVWAENLKVKDMQYEVVILNMDYSADKSAITNPHPPVFRNIHIRNIEGDGAPEAIKIVGMKDSLIEDVTFENIRIRSQKGAFLRNVTDVTFENVEINPSEGAAFILDHATDVTIRNATATPGTAAFVRLEGSEPSDVEIKASKLEGAREAAVIGQGAQRSSVVIKP
- a CDS encoding glycoside hydrolase 43 family protein, whose translation is MSLTRATETAHQATGPWIPDLGDGTYQNPVLYADYSDPDVIRVGQDYWMTASSFCHLPGLPILHSRDMVNWELVTHALPRLTPAEAYERHQPGCGVWAPAIRHHAGKFWIFYPDPDYGIFVVTATDARGPWSAPHLLKGGRGLIDPCPLWAEDGRAWLVHAWARSRSGINNMLTLHEMAPDGSGLLDDGKVIIDANQMEGWDTLEGPKLYQHGGWYWVFAPAGGVATGYQAVFRSRNPHGPYEARMVLEQGETPVNGPHQGAWVDTPEGEHWFFHFQELQPYGRIVHLQPMRWREDGWPVMGEADDIATCGVPVLIHPKPALPAQKVAVPPTSDDFSSGQLGRQWQWQANPQRSWASLPGGSTGLRLACVPQLEPSLWQAPQLLLQKFPAPAFTARTVLDLQAVSTGDQAGLIVFGYDYAWAGLVQASEGLKLVMRLCHEAESGSPEREEIEMPAPAEVCHLQVVVAKGGACRFAWSIDGTVYQPIGPKFQARESRWVGAKVGLFAASNERRPAGHAHFQYFTIA
- a CDS encoding pectinesterase family protein, which encodes MFFLLRPLSRLFLCLLGISICSLAQARLLTDIEYGRAGEVPLLLDVHVPEGQGPFPVAILVHGGGWASGDKSGADRPNSGADISPWFDGLSDKFVWFSINYGLAPEHRWPACLEDTFTAIRWVKAHAADYGGDPARVAMVGHSSGGHLVAMAAALGGPAERVQAVVGCAPVTSFEQDLPQRGGLSRALQDLFDRPQEVTPEALAILRGTQPINLIRPGLPPFLLVHGSADRTVPLAQSIAFQQRLQTYGVPCDLLLLEDAPHRLTQWNDYDPQWLPRMAAWMERTLAGHEAGHVYTDAAGQSHRYHALVAADGSGTHRTVQAAIDAMPPRSSWQQPWIVLVQPGTYRERLQIGPEKHFLVLRGIDAAQTVITYDLSAGHKGPDGNPIGTGATATVRVDASDVLIEDLTLENSFGVGSQALALRLEGDRAILRRCRLLGHQDTLLSNTGRHYFEDCYIAGTVDYIFGGATAYFERCVLHSLSDGYITAASTPQDHPHGYVFHNCRVTAETPEVRIYFGRPWRDYAAVTFLHTQLPANIRPEGWHNWRQPAREQTSRYFEHASTGPGADKAQRVPWAHTLSPKEAAQLTPLHVLGGADGWNPFNITAP
- a CDS encoding pectate lyase → MKAPLPHQSIRLASLFLCSTLSQLSAAVPAFPEAEGYGAMTTGGRGGAVYEVTNLNDSGAGSLRAAVEASGARTIVFRVSGTIPLQSNLRIRNDNITIAGQTAPGDGITLANYTLQISADNVIVRFIRVRVGDQGSADGADGRDAVFCRDVEQVMIDHCSFSWSIDECASLYRNRNTTMQWCVIAESLNRSLHSKDAHGYGGIWGGQGATFHHNLLAHHASRNPRFNGNAALTGEAAVDQVDMRANVIYNWGGNSSYGGEPTSDGFLSSFNMVNNYFKPGPATSSDKADRITYPDDAPNGSLIYSRYHIAGNITEGTPETTADNWRGVDGLSDELKAGIREDEPFASPPLTQQPAEVAYAYVLQYGGAMVPKRDAIDERVLNEVATGTATYGNNGIIDSQSEVGGFPELTSLPPPDDSDHDGMPDAWELAYGLDPNNAADRNGDLDGNGYTALEDYLNSLVVHAFPARSFEALVGNGEVSLEWSNYPNDCRLEASTNGTLWQAQDGVEAGSHGAATATVESSSPRYFRVVQPFVSNHSAAVE